A genomic window from Streptomyces brevispora includes:
- the lspA gene encoding signal peptidase II translates to MAEAESIIGTPDIPEAEGSEGAEPERNDGALTPDGQAADTTAAEDGDGEAVVDRSAATRRRRIILLFCVAVLAYLLDLGSKMLVVAKLEHQEPIEIFGSWLRLDAIRNAGAAFGIGEAFTIIFTIIAATVIVVIARLARKLYSLPWAIALGLLLGGALGNLTDRIFRAPGVFEGAVVDFIAPAHFAVFNLADSAIVCGGILIVILSFKGLDPDGTVHKD, encoded by the coding sequence GTGGCAGAGGCGGAGAGCATCATCGGTACGCCGGACATCCCCGAGGCTGAGGGAAGCGAAGGCGCCGAGCCGGAGCGGAACGACGGGGCCCTGACCCCGGACGGGCAGGCGGCGGACACCACCGCGGCCGAGGACGGGGACGGCGAGGCGGTGGTCGACCGTTCGGCGGCCACGCGCCGGCGGCGGATCATCCTGCTCTTCTGCGTCGCCGTCCTCGCGTACCTGCTCGACCTGGGCAGCAAGATGCTCGTGGTGGCGAAGCTGGAGCACCAGGAACCGATCGAGATCTTCGGTAGCTGGCTCAGGCTCGACGCGATCCGCAACGCGGGCGCCGCGTTCGGTATCGGCGAGGCCTTCACGATCATCTTCACGATCATCGCGGCGACCGTCATCGTGGTGATCGCACGGCTCGCGCGCAAGCTCTACAGCCTGCCGTGGGCCATCGCGCTCGGGCTGCTGCTCGGCGGTGCGCTGGGCAACCTCACCGACCGCATCTTCCGCGCGCCGGGCGTCTTCGAGGGCGCGGTGGTGGACTTCATCGCCCCCGCCCACTTCGCCGTCTTCAACCTGGCCGACTCCGCGATCGTCTGCGGCGGCATCCTGATCGTGATCCTCTCCTTCAAGGGCCTGGATCCCGACGGCACCGTGCACAAGGACTAG
- a CDS encoding TraR/DksA C4-type zinc finger protein, whose translation MVAKKTAAEKTASARSTGAAAEETTGEADRGDVSDTGTSPVPQDAHGPAVTEATAAGKPTEKAARKVAKQAVTEKAAAGKTPAKAKKSAAGKSTAKKASKKAASAATGAAEAAEQTGAHTVVAKKSAARTRTAGRSAAPVPPARAAATTPGELAVRPGEDPWTPEEVSAARSDLTGEITRLRRELEASGAALAGLMRDSGDGAGDDEADTGTKNITREHEMSLAANAQEMLEQTERALARLDAGTYGLCEICGNPIGKARMQAFPRATLCVEDKQKQERRG comes from the coding sequence ATGGTGGCGAAGAAGACCGCCGCAGAGAAGACGGCGTCAGCGAGATCCACGGGCGCGGCGGCCGAGGAGACGACAGGAGAGGCAGACCGGGGTGATGTCTCGGACACGGGTACGAGCCCCGTGCCTCAGGACGCGCACGGGCCGGCCGTCACGGAGGCCACCGCGGCCGGAAAGCCCACGGAGAAGGCTGCCAGGAAGGTTGCCAAGCAGGCCGTGACCGAGAAGGCGGCGGCCGGGAAGACCCCGGCGAAGGCGAAGAAGAGCGCGGCCGGGAAGTCCACGGCCAAGAAGGCTTCGAAGAAGGCCGCCTCGGCGGCCACGGGGGCGGCCGAGGCCGCCGAGCAGACGGGAGCCCACACGGTGGTAGCCAAGAAGAGCGCGGCGAGGACCCGGACGGCCGGCCGGAGTGCGGCACCCGTGCCCCCGGCCCGCGCAGCCGCGACCACGCCGGGGGAGCTGGCCGTACGGCCGGGAGAGGACCCCTGGACGCCCGAGGAGGTCTCGGCCGCCCGGTCCGATCTGACCGGCGAGATCACGCGGCTGCGCCGTGAGCTGGAGGCCTCGGGCGCGGCGCTGGCCGGGCTGATGCGGGACTCCGGCGACGGGGCGGGTGACGACGAGGCGGACACCGGCACCAAGAACATCACCCGCGAACACGAGATGTCGCTCGCCGCCAACGCCCAGGAGATGCTGGAGCAGACCGAGCGGGCGCTGGCCCGCCTCGACGCCGGGACGTACGGACTCTGCGAGATCTGCGGCAATCCGATCGGCAAGGCACGGATGCAGGCCTTCCCCCGGGCCACCCTCTGCGTCGAGGACAAACAGAAGCAGGAGCGACGCGGCTGA
- the ileS gene encoding isoleucine--tRNA ligase: protein MTSPQYRQVPAQVDLPALEHAVLDFWRESKVFAKSLEQSEGRPEWVFYEGPPTANGMPGAHHIEARVFKDVFPRFRTMQGYHVGRKAGWDCHGLPVELAVEKELGFNGKKDIEAYGIAEFNARCRESVTRHTDAFTDLTTRMGYWVDLDDAYRTMDPEYVESVWWSLKEIFNKDLLVQDHRVAPWCPRCGTGLSDHELAQGYETVVDPSVFVRFPLTSGPLAGEAALLVWTTTPWTLVSNTAVAAHPDVEYVVATNGEEKLVVARPLVEKALGEGWELTGRSFTGREMERWTYERPFALVDFPAPAHYVVNAEYVTTEDGTGLVHQSPAFGADDLLVCKAYGLPVVNPVRPDGTFEEDVPLVGGVFFKKADEALTEDLNDRGLLFRHVPYEHSYPHCWRCHTALLYYAQPSWYIRTTAVKDRLLEENQKTNWFPESVKNGRYGDWLNNNIDWALSRNRYWGTPLPIWRCEDDHLTCVGSRAELSELTGTDLSGLDPHRPFIDEITFTCSHESCQLEAYRVPEVIDAWYDSGSMPFAQWGYPHKNKEIFESRYPAQFISEAIDQTRGWFYTLMAIGTLVFDKSSYENVVCLGHILAEDGRKMSKHLGNTLEPIPLMDQHGADAVRWFMAAGGSPWAARRVGHGTIQEVVRKTLLTYWNTVAFQALYARTSNWAPSGADPAPADRTVLDRWLLSELNALVDQVTQALEGYDTQRAGKVLSAFVDDLSNWYVRRSRRRFWQGDKAALSTLHEVIETVTRLLAPLTPFITERVWQDLIVPVAPDAPESVHLSTWPKADLTAIDPALSTQMALVRRLVELGRATRAESGVKTRQPLSRALVAASGFESLSPELQAQITEELNVSSVASLSEVGGSLVDTTAKANFRALGKRFGKGVQAVAKAVANADAAALSLALREGTASVEVDGEQVSLAPDEVIITETPREGWSVASDSGATVALDLEITPELRRAGLARDAIRLIQEARKNSGLDVADRIAVRWISTSPATAEALTEHASLIADEVLALDYAQGEADTAYGEPFEDEGLSLTFRLRRTS, encoded by the coding sequence ATGACATCGCCGCAGTACCGCCAGGTACCCGCCCAGGTCGACCTGCCCGCACTGGAGCACGCAGTGCTCGACTTCTGGCGCGAGAGCAAGGTCTTCGCCAAGAGCCTGGAGCAGTCCGAGGGCCGCCCCGAATGGGTCTTCTACGAGGGTCCGCCGACCGCCAACGGCATGCCCGGCGCCCACCACATCGAGGCCCGCGTCTTCAAGGACGTCTTCCCGCGCTTCCGCACCATGCAGGGCTACCACGTCGGCCGCAAGGCCGGCTGGGACTGTCACGGTCTGCCGGTCGAGCTCGCGGTCGAGAAGGAGCTGGGCTTCAACGGCAAGAAGGACATCGAGGCGTACGGCATCGCCGAGTTCAACGCCAGGTGCCGGGAGTCCGTGACCCGGCACACCGACGCCTTCACCGACCTCACGACCCGGATGGGCTACTGGGTCGACCTCGACGACGCGTACCGCACGATGGACCCCGAGTACGTCGAATCGGTGTGGTGGTCGCTGAAGGAGATCTTCAACAAGGACCTGCTGGTCCAGGACCACCGGGTCGCCCCCTGGTGCCCTCGCTGCGGCACCGGCCTCTCGGACCACGAGTTGGCCCAGGGGTACGAGACGGTCGTCGACCCGTCGGTCTTCGTGCGCTTCCCGCTCACCTCCGGCCCGCTGGCCGGCGAGGCCGCGCTCCTGGTCTGGACGACGACCCCCTGGACCCTGGTCTCCAACACCGCCGTCGCCGCGCACCCCGACGTCGAGTACGTCGTCGCGACGAACGGCGAGGAGAAGCTCGTCGTGGCCCGGCCGCTCGTCGAGAAGGCGCTGGGCGAGGGCTGGGAGCTCACGGGCCGGTCGTTCACCGGCCGCGAGATGGAGCGCTGGACGTACGAGCGCCCGTTCGCCCTGGTGGACTTCCCCGCGCCCGCCCACTACGTCGTCAACGCCGAGTACGTGACGACCGAGGACGGTACGGGTCTGGTCCACCAGTCCCCTGCCTTCGGCGCCGACGACCTCCTGGTCTGCAAGGCGTACGGCCTGCCGGTGGTGAACCCGGTCCGCCCCGACGGCACCTTCGAGGAGGACGTACCGCTGGTCGGCGGCGTCTTCTTCAAGAAGGCCGACGAGGCACTCACCGAGGACCTCAACGACCGCGGCCTGCTCTTCCGGCACGTCCCGTACGAGCACAGCTACCCGCACTGCTGGCGCTGCCACACCGCGCTGCTCTACTACGCCCAGCCGTCCTGGTACATCCGCACCACAGCCGTCAAGGACCGTCTCCTGGAGGAGAACCAGAAGACCAACTGGTTCCCCGAATCGGTCAAGAACGGCCGGTACGGCGACTGGCTGAACAACAACATCGACTGGGCGCTGTCACGTAACCGCTACTGGGGCACCCCGCTGCCGATCTGGCGCTGCGAGGACGACCACCTCACCTGTGTCGGCTCGCGCGCCGAGCTGAGCGAGCTGACCGGCACCGACCTGTCCGGCCTCGACCCGCACCGGCCGTTCATCGACGAGATCACGTTCACCTGCTCGCACGAGAGCTGCCAACTGGAGGCGTACCGCGTCCCCGAGGTCATCGACGCCTGGTACGACTCGGGCTCGATGCCGTTCGCGCAGTGGGGCTACCCGCACAAGAACAAGGAGATCTTCGAGAGCCGCTACCCGGCACAGTTCATCTCGGAGGCCATCGACCAGACGCGCGGGTGGTTCTACACGCTGATGGCGATCGGCACCCTGGTCTTCGACAAGTCGAGTTACGAGAACGTCGTCTGCCTGGGCCACATCCTCGCCGAGGACGGCCGCAAGATGTCCAAGCACCTGGGCAACACCCTCGAACCGATCCCGCTGATGGACCAGCACGGCGCCGACGCGGTCCGCTGGTTCATGGCGGCCGGCGGCTCCCCGTGGGCGGCACGGCGCGTCGGTCACGGCACGATCCAGGAGGTCGTCCGCAAGACGCTCCTCACCTACTGGAACACGGTCGCCTTCCAGGCGCTGTACGCCCGTACGTCGAACTGGGCACCGTCCGGGGCCGACCCGGCCCCGGCGGACCGCACCGTCCTGGACCGCTGGCTGCTCAGCGAGCTGAACGCACTGGTGGACCAGGTCACCCAGGCGCTGGAGGGGTACGACACCCAGCGCGCCGGCAAGGTGCTGTCCGCGTTCGTCGACGACCTGTCCAACTGGTACGTACGCCGCTCCCGCCGCCGCTTCTGGCAGGGCGACAAGGCGGCGCTGAGCACCCTGCACGAGGTGATCGAAACGGTCACCCGGCTGCTGGCCCCGCTGACGCCGTTCATCACCGAGCGGGTCTGGCAGGACCTGATCGTGCCGGTCGCTCCGGACGCACCGGAATCGGTCCACCTGTCCACCTGGCCGAAGGCGGACCTGACGGCGATCGATCCCGCCCTCTCCACGCAGATGGCGCTGGTCCGCCGGCTGGTCGAGCTGGGCCGGGCCACGCGCGCCGAGTCGGGCGTCAAGACCCGTCAGCCGCTGTCCCGGGCGCTGGTCGCCGCCTCGGGCTTCGAGAGCCTCTCCCCCGAGCTGCAGGCCCAGATCACCGAGGAGCTGAACGTCTCCTCGGTGGCCTCGCTGTCCGAGGTCGGCGGTTCGCTGGTCGACACGACGGCGAAGGCGAACTTCCGGGCGCTGGGCAAGCGGTTCGGCAAGGGCGTCCAGGCGGTCGCCAAGGCCGTCGCGAACGCCGACGCCGCCGCGCTGTCGCTGGCCCTGCGCGAGGGCACCGCGTCGGTCGAGGTCGACGGGGAGCAGGTGAGCCTGGCCCCCGACGAGGTCATCATCACGGAGACCCCGCGCGAGGGCTGGTCGGTCGCCTCCGACTCGGGCGCGACGGTCGCCCTGGACCTGGAGATCACCCCGGAGCTGCGGCGCGCGGGCCTGGCCCGTGACGCGATCCGTCTCATCCAGGAGGCCCGCAAGAACAGCGGCCTGGACGTGGCCGACCGCATCGCCGTCCGCTGGATCTCCACGTCGCCCGCGACGGCCGAGGCCCTGACCGAGCACGCGTCCCTGATCGCGGACGAGGTTCTGGCCCTGGACTACGCACAGGGCGAGGCGGACACGGCGTACGGCGAGCCGTTCGAGGACGAGGGCCTGTCCCTGACGTTCCGCCTCCGCAGGACGAGCTGA
- a CDS encoding DivIVA domain-containing protein, with product MPLTPEDVRNKQFTTVRLREGYDEDEVDAFLDEVESELTRLLRENEDLRAKLAAATRAAAQNQQQQGMRKPEPQDRPGAPVPAAISGPPVQQQQPPQMGPPQLPGGAPQLPAGPSGHGPQGPHGPGPQGPHGPGPMQGGPMGGPMGGPMGGHNPQQQQMQQMQQQQQPQMQQQGPGGDSAARVLSLAQQTADQAIAEARSEANKIVGEARSRAEGLERDARAKADALERDAQEKHRVAMGSLESARATLERKVEDLRGFEREYRTRLKSYLESQLRQLETQADDSLAPPRVPATASLPPSPSLAPAGAGVMGHTMGGNHGGHGNQQMGGNPSMGGGPSYGGQQQMSPAMTQPMAPVRPQAPQPMQQQAPSPMRGFLIDEDDN from the coding sequence ATGCCGCTGACCCCCGAGGACGTGCGGAACAAGCAGTTCACGACGGTCCGCCTCCGAGAAGGCTATGACGAGGACGAGGTTGATGCCTTCCTCGACGAGGTCGAATCGGAGCTGACCCGCTTGCTCCGTGAGAACGAGGACCTGCGCGCCAAGCTGGCCGCCGCCACGCGTGCCGCCGCGCAGAACCAGCAGCAGCAAGGTATGCGCAAGCCGGAGCCGCAGGACCGGCCCGGCGCACCGGTGCCCGCCGCCATATCTGGTCCGCCGGTCCAGCAGCAGCAGCCCCCGCAGATGGGTCCCCCCCAGCTGCCCGGTGGTGCTCCGCAGCTGCCCGCCGGTCCCAGCGGTCACGGGCCCCAGGGTCCGCACGGCCCCGGTCCGCAGGGCCCGCACGGCCCCGGCCCGATGCAGGGCGGTCCCATGGGTGGCCCGATGGGCGGCCCCATGGGTGGTCACAACCCCCAGCAGCAGCAGATGCAGCAGATGCAGCAGCAGCAGCAGCCGCAGATGCAGCAGCAGGGCCCCGGCGGCGACAGTGCCGCCCGTGTCCTCTCCCTGGCGCAGCAGACCGCCGACCAGGCGATCGCGGAGGCCCGTTCCGAGGCCAACAAGATCGTCGGCGAGGCGCGCAGCCGTGCCGAGGGCCTGGAGCGCGACGCGCGTGCCAAGGCGGACGCGCTGGAGCGGGACGCGCAGGAGAAGCACCGCGTGGCGATGGGCTCCCTGGAGTCGGCCCGCGCGACGCTGGAGCGCAAGGTCGAGGACCTGCGTGGCTTCGAGCGCGAGTACCGGACCCGTCTGAAGTCCTACCTGGAGAGCCAGCTGCGTCAGCTGGAGACCCAGGCGGACGACTCGCTGGCTCCGCCGCGGGTCCCGGCGACCGCTTCGCTGCCGCCGTCGCCCTCGCTGGCTCCGGCCGGTGCGGGTGTCATGGGTCACACCATGGGCGGCAACCACGGCGGTCACGGCAACCAGCAGATGGGCGGCAACCCGTCCATGGGCGGCGGGCCCTCGTACGGCGGCCAGCAGCAGATGTCGCCGGCGATGACCCAGCCGATGGCGCCGGTGCGGCCGCAGGCGCCGCAGCCGATGCAGCAGCAGGCGCCTTCGCCGATGCGCGGGTTCCTGATCGACGAGGACGACAACTGA
- a CDS encoding YggT family protein — protein MGVAQSVVYIALMCFLIVLIFRLVMDYVFQFARSWQPGKPMVIVLEATYTITDPPLKLLRRFIPPLRLGGVALDLSFFVLMIIVSILISVVIRL, from the coding sequence ATGGGCGTCGCTCAGAGTGTTGTCTACATCGCGTTGATGTGTTTCCTCATCGTGCTGATCTTCCGGCTTGTCATGGACTACGTCTTCCAGTTCGCACGTTCATGGCAGCCGGGCAAGCCGATGGTGATCGTTCTTGAGGCTACTTACACGATCACCGATCCACCGCTCAAGCTCCTGCGGCGGTTCATTCCGCCGCTGCGTCTCGGGGGCGTGGCGCTCGACCTGTCCTTCTTCGTTCTGATGATCATCGTTTCGATCCTGATCAGCGTCGTGATCAGGTTGTGA
- a CDS encoding cell division protein SepF, with protein MAGAMRKMAVYLGLVEDDGYDGPGFDPDDEFEPEPEPERDRRRHQPAHQVERDEPVRAVQPPAQREPVQIPAERERPARIAPVASITPERSNLEKNAPVIMPKVVSEREPYRITTLHPRTYNEARTIGEHFREGTPVIMNLTEMDDTDAKRLVDFAAGLVFGLHGSIERVTQKVFLLSPANVDVTAEDKARIAEGGFFNQS; from the coding sequence ATGGCCGGCGCGATGCGCAAGATGGCGGTCTACCTCGGCCTCGTGGAGGACGATGGGTACGACGGTCCGGGGTTCGACCCCGACGACGAATTCGAACCCGAGCCGGAACCCGAGCGGGACCGGCGCCGGCACCAGCCCGCGCATCAGGTGGAGCGGGACGAACCGGTGCGAGCGGTGCAGCCTCCGGCGCAGCGGGAGCCGGTCCAGATCCCGGCGGAGCGCGAACGACCCGCCCGGATCGCCCCCGTGGCATCCATCACACCTGAACGCTCGAACTTGGAGAAGAACGCACCGGTGATCATGCCCAAGGTTGTGTCCGAGCGGGAGCCCTACCGCATCACCACACTGCACCCCAGGACCTACAACGAGGCCCGTACCATCGGGGAACACTTCCGTGAGGGCACTCCGGTGATCATGAATCTCACGGAGATGGACGATACGGACGCTAAGCGACTTGTCGACTTTGCCGCGGGACTCGTCTTCGGTCTCCATGGCAGCATTGAGCGAGTGACGCAGAAGGTGTTCCTGTTGTCGCCTGCTAACGTCGATGTCACGGCGGAGGACAAGGCCCGCATTGCAGAGGGCGGATTCTTCAACCAGAGCTGA
- a CDS encoding YggS family pyridoxal phosphate-dependent enzyme, with protein sequence MTDRKAELAANLAQVEERIASACAAAGREREEVTLVVVTKTYPASDVRILHELGVRQVAENRDQDAAPKAAACADLSLRWHFVGQLQTNKVRSVASYADFVQSVDRVKLVNALSAAAGRDGRELGCLIQVALDAESGERGERGGVAPDGVEELAAAVESAPGLRLAGLMTVAPLAGPFAGRQRAAFDRLMEISSRLRGNHPAANMVSAGMSADLEDAVAAGATHVRVGTAVLGVRPGLG encoded by the coding sequence ATGACGGACCGTAAGGCTGAACTCGCCGCGAATCTGGCACAGGTGGAGGAACGCATCGCTTCCGCCTGCGCCGCCGCCGGTCGCGAGCGCGAAGAAGTGACCCTCGTCGTGGTCACCAAGACCTACCCCGCGAGTGATGTGCGGATCCTGCACGAACTCGGCGTGCGTCAGGTCGCGGAGAATCGTGACCAGGACGCGGCTCCCAAGGCTGCCGCATGTGCGGATCTGTCCCTCAGATGGCATTTTGTCGGTCAACTGCAGACGAATAAGGTTCGTTCTGTGGCGAGTTATGCCGATTTCGTGCAGTCGGTGGACCGTGTCAAGCTGGTGAACGCGCTCTCCGCGGCGGCCGGCCGTGACGGGCGTGAACTCGGATGTCTCATCCAGGTCGCGCTCGACGCGGAGAGCGGTGAGCGGGGGGAGCGGGGCGGCGTAGCCCCGGACGGGGTCGAGGAGTTGGCCGCCGCGGTCGAATCCGCCCCCGGGCTGCGGCTGGCCGGTCTGATGACCGTCGCGCCGCTCGCCGGACCGTTCGCCGGAAGGCAACGGGCCGCGTTCGACCGGCTGATGGAAATCTCATCCCGGCTGCGCGGGAACCATCCGGCTGCGAACATGGTCTCCGCAGGGATGAGTGCGGACCTTGAGGACGCGGTTGCGGCCGGGGCGACACATGTGCGCGTCGGTACTGCGGTACTCGGAGTCCGACCCGGGCTCGGGTAA
- the pgeF gene encoding peptidoglycan editing factor PgeF encodes MIGPHHPVSSKNSVSSGGGAHFSFTDRWGGVSAAPYAELNLGGAVGDDPAAVLANRERAARGRGLDPAQVVWMNQVHGRDVAVVDGPWGDVPEVPAVDAVVTTRRGLPLAVLTADCTPVLLADPVAGVVAAAHAGRPGLVAGIVPAVVGAMVRLGADTSRIIARTGPAVCGRCYEVPAAMRDEVAASVPASWSETSWGTPAVDVTAGVHAQLDALGVTDRHKSPFCTLESGDHFSYRRDRTTGRLAGYVWLD; translated from the coding sequence GTGATAGGTCCGCACCACCCAGTGAGCTCAAAAAATTCCGTTTCTTCGGGGGGCGGCGCCCACTTCTCCTTCACCGACAGGTGGGGCGGGGTGAGCGCCGCCCCGTATGCGGAGCTCAACCTCGGCGGCGCGGTCGGTGACGACCCCGCCGCCGTTCTCGCCAACCGCGAGCGCGCCGCCCGCGGTCGTGGACTCGATCCGGCGCAGGTCGTCTGGATGAATCAGGTCCACGGCCGGGACGTCGCCGTGGTCGACGGACCTTGGGGCGACGTCCCCGAGGTTCCCGCCGTGGACGCGGTGGTGACCACCCGGCGCGGACTCCCGCTCGCCGTCCTCACCGCGGACTGCACCCCCGTACTGCTCGCCGACCCGGTCGCCGGAGTCGTCGCAGCAGCACATGCGGGCCGTCCCGGTCTGGTCGCCGGAATCGTGCCCGCCGTGGTCGGGGCCATGGTCCGGCTCGGCGCGGACACCTCGCGGATCATCGCCCGCACCGGGCCCGCCGTCTGCGGTCGGTGCTACGAGGTCCCGGCCGCGATGCGGGACGAGGTCGCCGCGAGCGTCCCCGCCTCCTGGTCCGAGACCAGTTGGGGGACCCCGGCCGTGGACGTCACCGCCGGAGTCCACGCCCAGCTCGATGCCCTCGGAGTCACCGACCGGCACAAGTCGCCCTTCTGCACCCTCGAATCGGGCGATCACTTCTCGTACCGACGCGACCGCACCACCGGGCGGCTCGCCGGATATGTCTGGTTGGACTGA
- the ftsZ gene encoding cell division protein FtsZ, which yields MAAPQNYLAVIKVIGVGGGGVNAINRMIEVGLKGVEFIAINTDAQALLMSDADVKLDVGRELTRGLGAGANPAVGRKAAEDHREEIEEVLKGADMVFVTAGEGGGTGTGGAPVVANIARSLGALTIGVVTRPFTFEGRRRANQAEDGIAELREEVDTLIVIPNDRLLSISDRQVSVLDAFKSADQVLLSGVQGITDLITTPGLINLDFADVKSVMSEAGSALMGIGSARGDDRAVAAAEMAISSPLLEASIDGARGVLLSISGGSDLGLFEINEAAQLVSEAAHPEANIIFGAVIDDALGDEVRVTVIAAGFDGGQPPTRRENVLGANSGKREESAPPVRAAEPVRHTSGLGSVPPREESPVQTEPVPVANESHLPPVSPPHVPPARPYHDSQAEELDVPDFLK from the coding sequence GTGGCAGCACCGCAGAACTACCTCGCAGTCATCAAGGTCATCGGTGTCGGCGGCGGTGGTGTCAATGCCATCAACCGAATGATCGAGGTCGGTCTCAAGGGCGTCGAGTTCATCGCGATCAACACTGATGCGCAAGCCCTGTTGATGAGCGACGCCGACGTCAAGCTCGACGTCGGCCGTGAACTCACCCGTGGCCTCGGCGCCGGGGCGAACCCGGCCGTCGGTCGCAAGGCGGCAGAGGACCACCGTGAAGAGATCGAGGAGGTCCTCAAGGGGGCCGACATGGTCTTCGTCACCGCAGGCGAAGGCGGCGGCACCGGCACCGGTGGCGCACCTGTCGTCGCCAATATCGCTCGCTCGCTGGGCGCCCTGACGATCGGCGTGGTCACCCGCCCGTTCACCTTCGAGGGCAGGCGTCGCGCGAACCAGGCGGAGGACGGCATCGCCGAACTCCGCGAAGAGGTCGACACCCTCATCGTCATTCCCAACGACCGACTGCTGTCCATCTCGGACCGCCAGGTCAGCGTGCTCGACGCCTTCAAGTCGGCCGACCAGGTGCTGCTCTCGGGTGTCCAGGGCATCACCGACCTCATCACCACCCCGGGTCTGATCAATCTCGACTTCGCCGACGTCAAGTCGGTCATGTCCGAGGCCGGATCGGCACTCATGGGCATCGGCTCGGCCCGCGGCGACGACCGCGCGGTGGCCGCCGCGGAGATGGCGATCTCCTCGCCGCTCCTGGAGGCGTCCATCGACGGCGCCCGCGGTGTCCTGCTCTCCATCTCCGGCGGCAGCGACCTCGGTCTCTTCGAGATCAACGAGGCCGCCCAGCTGGTGAGCGAGGCGGCGCACCCCGAGGCGAACATCATCTTCGGTGCGGTCATCGATGACGCACTGGGCGACGAGGTGCGGGTCACCGTGATCGCCGCGGGCTTCGACGGCGGACAGCCGCCGACCCGTCGCGAGAACGTCCTGGGCGCCAACTCCGGTAAGCGTGAGGAGTCGGCTCCGCCGGTCCGGGCCGCCGAGCCCGTGCGCCACACGAGCGGACTGGGCTCCGTGCCCCCGCGCGAGGAGTCCCCGGTCCAGACCGAGCCGGTACCGGTGGCCAACGAGAGCCACCTTCCGCCGGTCTCTCCGCCGCACGTCCCGCCGGCCCGTCCCTACCATGACTCCCAGGCCGAAGAGCTGGATGTTCCGGACTTCTTGAAGTGA
- a CDS encoding cell division protein FtsQ/DivIB, whose translation MAGPTTAQRGTGQREDTPDRPPRPGAAGGRRMPRRRLLIVIAAAVLVLGSGVVWALYGSSWLRAEQVRITGVDVLSPAEVEAAAAVPTGAPLVSVDTDAIADRLRQKLPRIDSVDVVRSWPHDIGLKVTERKPVLLVKKGAKFIEVDAKGVRFATVNKAPGHVPLLRLTSDRSASLRRFGSDRLVREAVRVAGDLPEDVARDAKVVRVASYDSVSLELTRGREVIWGSGEEGAVKAKVLAALMKAAPKAGHFDVSAPTAPAVSDS comes from the coding sequence GTGGCCGGACCGACGACCGCCCAGCGCGGCACAGGGCAGCGGGAGGACACCCCGGACCGCCCGCCGCGCCCGGGCGCGGCGGGCGGGCGCCGGATGCCCCGGCGGAGGCTGTTGATCGTGATCGCCGCGGCCGTGCTGGTGCTCGGCTCCGGCGTCGTCTGGGCGCTCTACGGCTCCTCCTGGCTCCGGGCCGAACAGGTCCGGATCACCGGTGTCGACGTACTGTCACCCGCCGAGGTGGAGGCCGCCGCGGCGGTGCCGACGGGCGCTCCGCTGGTCTCCGTCGACACGGACGCCATCGCGGACAGGTTGCGCCAGAAGTTGCCTCGTATCGACTCGGTGGATGTCGTACGGTCATGGCCGCACGACATCGGACTTAAGGTGACCGAACGAAAGCCGGTCCTGTTGGTGAAAAAGGGCGCAAAGTTCATTGAAGTGGACGCCAAGGGTGTGCGTTTCGCCACGGTGAACAAGGCGCCCGGGCATGTGCCTCTGCTGCGACTGACATCCGATCGGTCGGCGAGCCTGCGCCGCTTCGGCAGTGACCGACTGGTGCGGGAGGCGGTCCGGGTCGCCGGCGACCTTCCGGAAGATGTCGCCAGGGACGCCAAGGTCGTGCGGGTCGCCTCGTACGATTCGGTTTCTCTGGAACTCACCCGGGGTCGTGAGGTGATCTGGGGGAGTGGTGAAGAAGGTGCGGTGAAGGCGAAAGTTCTCGCCGCCCTGATGAAAGCCGCTCCCAAAGCGGGACACTTCGACGTCAGTGCACCCACCGCTCCTGCGGTGTCGGACAGTTGA